The following are encoded in a window of Algiphilus aromaticivorans DG1253 genomic DNA:
- a CDS encoding phosphatase PAP2 family protein, protein MHFWTLLLGLIGVLLGARWAVVALWRRRHCMWVRLCAGVASLRLDVPAGAIETRWPRIGGWLRARFDTRHFSGLPLTALALLSLHLLGLGGELIDELREDSELQRLDERIHGSLGWLREARFVALFAWLTVFGDPQSLTVAGLVAGAFLLALRRQGLLVGLLLSVAGSQIATLLGKYVIDRPRPEVVTFVEAATPSFPSGHTTGAMAVYGFVAYALARTAANPRLRLEVVLMAAMLVVLVAMSRLIIGVHYLSDIAAGLVNGAFWVVAGIAVAEWWQGYRTVEAR, encoded by the coding sequence GTGCATTTCTGGACCCTTCTACTGGGGCTTATCGGGGTGCTACTCGGCGCGCGATGGGCTGTTGTCGCGCTGTGGCGCCGCCGCCACTGCATGTGGGTGCGACTGTGCGCCGGGGTCGCGTCGTTACGCCTGGATGTGCCGGCGGGGGCCATTGAGACGCGCTGGCCGCGCATCGGGGGGTGGCTGCGCGCGCGCTTCGATACACGGCACTTCTCAGGCCTGCCGCTGACGGCGCTGGCACTGCTGAGCCTGCATCTGCTCGGCTTGGGCGGCGAACTCATCGACGAATTGCGTGAGGACAGCGAGTTGCAGCGGCTGGACGAGCGCATTCACGGCAGCCTGGGCTGGCTGCGCGAGGCGCGCTTCGTCGCGCTGTTCGCGTGGCTGACGGTCTTCGGCGACCCGCAAAGCCTGACAGTGGCCGGTCTGGTTGCCGGTGCCTTCCTGCTTGCACTGCGCCGGCAGGGCCTGCTTGTGGGGCTGCTGCTGAGCGTGGCCGGTTCCCAGATCGCGACGCTGCTGGGCAAGTACGTCATCGACCGGCCGCGGCCGGAGGTCGTCACCTTTGTCGAGGCCGCGACGCCCTCCTTTCCGAGTGGGCACACCACCGGAGCGATGGCGGTCTACGGCTTCGTCGCCTACGCCCTGGCGCGTACGGCGGCCAATCCGAGGCTGCGCCTGGAAGTCGTGCTCATGGCCGCGATGCTCGTGGTTCTGGTGGCGATGAGTCGCCTCATCATCGGCGTGCACTACCTCAGCGATATCGCAGCCGGTCTCGTCAACGGCGCATTCTGGGTGGTCGCTGGCATCGCCGTGGCGGAATGGTGGCAGGGGTACCGCACCGTCGAAGCGCGTTAG
- a CDS encoding redoxin family protein — MADNENAASEARTPRWRRWLIEALVVVLLVAGIRIWMQRGMVDGEAPALAAITLDGVPVQLADYPDGPVLLHFWAIWCGVCELTQSGIEALADDRAVLTVALRSGGAEAVRAHMKREGLSHPVVLDDSGRLADRFGVSGVPASFIIDSTGRIRYRNTGLTPAWELRLRMAWLEWWG; from the coding sequence ATGGCCGACAACGAAAACGCCGCCTCCGAAGCCAGGACACCACGCTGGCGACGCTGGCTCATCGAGGCGCTGGTCGTCGTGCTCCTCGTCGCGGGGATCCGAATCTGGATGCAGCGGGGCATGGTGGATGGCGAAGCGCCCGCGCTTGCCGCCATCACCCTCGACGGCGTACCGGTGCAGCTCGCTGATTACCCCGACGGCCCCGTCCTCCTGCACTTCTGGGCGATCTGGTGCGGCGTCTGCGAGCTGACGCAGTCCGGCATCGAGGCGCTTGCCGACGACCGTGCCGTGCTAACGGTGGCGCTGCGCTCGGGCGGCGCCGAAGCGGTACGTGCGCACATGAAGCGCGAGGGCCTGAGCCATCCCGTAGTGCTCGATGACAGCGGAAGGCTGGCCGACCGCTTCGGCGTCAGCGGCGTTCCGGCCTCCTTCATCATCGATAGCACCGGCCGCATCCGTTATCGCAACACCGGCCTGACACCCGCCTGGGAGCTGCGCCTGCGCATGGCCTGGCTGGAATGGTGGGGCTAA
- a CDS encoding L-threonylcarbamoyladenylate synthase, whose amino-acid sequence MAEFLSIHPDNPQPRLIRRAVEHLRAGAVMAYPTDSCYALGSILDHKAAAERISRIRQFDKNHLFTLVCRDLSEIARYARVDNRQYRALKASTPGPYTFILRATKQAPRRLLHEKRKTIGLRVPDSNIVAAMLDELGDAISSCTLILPPDDTPVAHPDDAREQLDRAVDVVIEGGDCGVEPTTVIDWSEELPVITRAGRGAAAWEERIV is encoded by the coding sequence GTGGCCGAGTTTCTGAGCATTCATCCCGACAATCCGCAACCGCGGCTGATCCGCCGCGCGGTGGAGCATCTGCGCGCCGGCGCGGTCATGGCCTATCCCACCGACAGCTGTTACGCACTGGGCAGCATCCTCGACCACAAGGCCGCGGCCGAGCGCATCAGTCGCATCCGCCAGTTCGACAAGAATCACCTCTTCACGCTGGTCTGCCGCGATCTGTCCGAGATCGCGCGCTACGCCCGCGTCGACAACCGGCAGTACCGCGCGCTCAAGGCCTCCACGCCCGGGCCCTATACCTTCATCCTGCGCGCCACCAAGCAGGCGCCGCGCCGCCTGCTGCACGAAAAGCGCAAGACCATCGGGCTGCGGGTGCCGGACTCGAACATCGTCGCGGCAATGCTCGACGAGCTGGGCGACGCGATTTCCTCCTGCACGCTGATCCTGCCGCCCGACGACACGCCGGTGGCGCATCCGGACGACGCACGCGAGCAGCTCGACCGCGCGGTGGACGTGGTCATCGAGGGCGGCGACTGCGGCGTTGAGCCGACAACGGTCATCGACTGGAGCGAGGAATTGCCGGTGATCACCCGCGCAGGCCGCGGGGCGGCCGCCTGGGAGGAGCGGATCGTATAA
- a CDS encoding SDR family NAD(P)-dependent oxidoreductase has product MSVAGKHIVLTGASSGIGESAALRLAELGARLCLVARREPELLRVRDAVLEAGGEADIYPADLSDQEAVGALAQRLLDEQPRIDVLINNAGRSIRRPVAESLDRFHDYTRTMQLNYFAPVQLTLALLPRFYAQGAGHIINVSSMAALIPTPRFSAYTGSKCALDGFSRTLAAEHVGRGIAVTTINYPLVKTPMTAPTRIYRYLPQMDRRKAAEWMVEAIARRPVRMTTYTGRTWGTATAALPGPTVRATGRIFRTVGEALRRRAERDSQA; this is encoded by the coding sequence ATGTCCGTGGCAGGCAAGCACATCGTGCTGACCGGCGCATCCAGCGGTATCGGCGAGTCTGCCGCGCTTCGACTGGCCGAACTGGGCGCGCGGCTATGCCTGGTCGCAAGACGCGAACCCGAGCTGCTGCGCGTGCGCGACGCCGTTCTCGAGGCCGGTGGCGAAGCCGACATCTACCCCGCCGACCTGAGCGATCAGGAGGCCGTCGGCGCGCTGGCGCAGCGCCTGCTCGACGAACAGCCGCGCATCGACGTGCTGATCAACAACGCCGGGCGCTCCATCCGCCGGCCGGTCGCCGAGTCGCTGGACCGCTTCCACGACTACACGCGCACCATGCAGCTCAACTACTTCGCGCCGGTGCAGCTGACCCTCGCCCTGCTGCCGCGCTTCTACGCGCAGGGCGCCGGGCACATCATCAACGTCTCCAGCATGGCAGCGCTGATCCCTACGCCGCGCTTCTCGGCCTACACCGGCAGCAAGTGCGCCCTCGACGGCTTCTCGCGAACGCTGGCCGCCGAGCACGTCGGCCGCGGCATCGCCGTCACCACCATCAACTATCCGCTGGTGAAGACGCCGATGACTGCGCCCACGCGCATCTATCGCTATCTGCCGCAGATGGACCGGCGCAAGGCTGCGGAATGGATGGTGGAAGCCATCGCGCGGCGCCCGGTGCGCATGACCACCTACACCGGCCGCACCTGGGGCACGGCCACCGCCGCGCTGCCCGGTCCCACCGTACGCGCCACGGGCCGCATCTTCCGCACCGTAGGCGAGGCCCTGCGCCGGCGGGCCGAGCGCGACAGCCAGGCCTGA
- a CDS encoding sensor domain-containing phosphodiesterase: MCTVFVPGLAPRRIVSGTIRKSARLTRAGVTRISLNTEYFPLPPTHEEAISVSAVLAAARRHIKADIAFLAEFRGESEIIRKLDGNGAAVGLHEGSVLPLVETYCYHVVNGSVPRLVPDSSADERVRDLPTTQRLNIGAYLGTPIRFGDGRVYGMLCCISHEADPSIQDRDIKLIEILAEIIGEQLALEEDRSAATHDMRARIRGIIDHTGLRMVFQPIVDLGSREVVGYESLARFDAEPHRPPNKWFAEAWQVGLGIQLEILAVRAALARLSDLPSPFYLSVNVSPATLQSEMFSEAIAGADSRRIVVEVTEHDAIDEYLPLLQAVSRLNAEGFRLAIDDVGTGYSGLSHIVQVRPGILKLDMSLTRGVHTDPGKQALAAATAAFAARMQMQVIAEGIESAEDAMALQVLGIPFGQGFLYGHPSELPEMSSE, encoded by the coding sequence ATGTGCACCGTGTTTGTACCCGGGCTCGCTCCACGTAGAATCGTCTCGGGAACGATCAGGAAATCAGCCCGGCTTACTCGGGCGGGGGTAACAAGGATCAGCCTCAATACCGAATACTTCCCGTTGCCTCCAACGCACGAAGAGGCGATCTCCGTGTCTGCAGTACTCGCTGCGGCGCGCCGGCATATCAAGGCCGATATCGCCTTTCTGGCGGAGTTTCGCGGCGAATCCGAGATTATCCGCAAGCTGGATGGCAATGGCGCCGCGGTCGGCCTGCACGAAGGATCGGTCCTTCCTCTCGTGGAAACCTACTGCTATCACGTTGTCAACGGCAGCGTGCCGCGACTCGTTCCGGACAGCAGCGCGGACGAACGGGTTCGGGACCTTCCGACCACGCAGCGGCTCAATATCGGCGCCTACCTCGGCACCCCCATCCGTTTCGGTGACGGGCGCGTCTACGGAATGCTCTGCTGCATCAGCCATGAGGCTGATCCCTCCATCCAGGATCGCGACATCAAACTGATCGAGATCCTCGCCGAGATCATCGGCGAGCAACTCGCGCTCGAGGAGGACCGATCCGCCGCAACCCACGATATGCGCGCGAGAATCCGGGGAATCATTGATCACACCGGCTTGCGCATGGTCTTCCAGCCCATCGTCGATCTTGGCAGCCGTGAGGTGGTCGGCTATGAATCGCTGGCACGCTTCGACGCCGAGCCCCACCGCCCACCCAATAAATGGTTTGCCGAAGCCTGGCAGGTCGGCCTCGGCATCCAACTCGAGATTCTTGCGGTCCGGGCGGCTTTAGCACGCCTCTCTGATCTGCCATCCCCCTTCTACCTCTCGGTCAACGTTTCGCCGGCAACACTGCAGTCGGAGATGTTCTCGGAAGCAATCGCGGGCGCGGATTCCCGGCGCATCGTCGTGGAAGTGACGGAGCACGATGCCATCGACGAATACCTGCCACTCCTGCAAGCTGTAAGCCGCTTGAACGCCGAGGGATTTCGGCTCGCTATCGACGATGTTGGCACCGGCTACTCCGGCCTGTCGCATATCGTGCAGGTGCGGCCCGGCATTCTGAAGCTGGACATGTCGCTGACGCGTGGCGTGCACACGGACCCCGGCAAGCAGGCCCTCGCTGCCGCCACCGCGGCATTTGCCGCCCGTATGCAAATGCAGGTCATCGCGGAAGGCATTGAATCCGCGGAAGACGCGATGGCACTGCAAGTGCTTGGCATACCTTTCGGCCAGGGCTTCCTCTACGGCCACCCGTCGGAGCTTCCCGAAATGTCCAGCGAATGA
- a CDS encoding adenylate/guanylate cyclase domain-containing protein, which produces MIISALVAQPGHGVAALLAAGIGLIFLRADVRGGASRALSLCLIAIAAALVLIVLSLERSGSAAWWLMLLRQIVEVIAILAGIEWGRRIGATTPSRLTSVAGWLFRAAQLLAVVYGGLLVGYLLIAPEQAVTRPSGLVEVRGLEFAIFAPVLGSAILLAAIAILLLRLSPIDRAELLRIRALFWAAPWLLAALVATRAAVPYLLTVGLLIFLLGAVRYLMLQSERGLAMSQFVAPKIAGMVRKRGLQPVMRRERREITAIMCDLRGFTAFAARSEPDVVVDLLEAFYQRAGAIAATYDATVKDHAGDGLLILVGAPDAVAQPGAVAARIALKLMTSFRTEADEDALPGLGIGIASGAATVGAVRGAGRLEYVAIGDPVNLAARLCGHAADGEVLCDDATRAQLDDAPDIATVSATPVQLKGFEEAVTPYRLQGQ; this is translated from the coding sequence GTGATCATCAGCGCGCTTGTGGCGCAGCCCGGACATGGCGTGGCAGCCCTGCTCGCAGCCGGCATCGGGCTGATCTTCCTGCGTGCCGATGTCCGTGGCGGCGCCAGTCGCGCGCTCTCGCTCTGTCTCATCGCCATCGCTGCCGCCCTAGTCCTGATCGTGCTGAGTCTGGAGCGCAGCGGTAGCGCGGCGTGGTGGTTGATGCTTCTACGGCAGATTGTCGAGGTCATCGCGATTCTTGCCGGCATCGAATGGGGGCGGCGCATCGGCGCGACCACCCCCTCGCGCCTGACCAGCGTCGCCGGCTGGCTGTTCCGGGCGGCGCAGTTGCTCGCCGTTGTCTACGGCGGCCTGCTGGTCGGCTATCTGCTGATCGCGCCGGAGCAGGCGGTGACACGGCCCAGCGGCCTCGTGGAGGTGCGCGGCCTGGAATTCGCGATCTTCGCCCCGGTCCTGGGCAGTGCCATTCTGCTGGCCGCTATCGCGATCCTGCTGCTGCGGCTCTCGCCCATCGACCGCGCCGAGTTGCTGCGCATTCGCGCCCTGTTCTGGGCGGCACCTTGGTTGCTGGCGGCGCTGGTCGCCACCCGCGCGGCAGTGCCCTATCTGCTCACTGTGGGTCTGCTGATCTTCCTGCTCGGCGCAGTGCGTTATCTGATGCTGCAAAGCGAGCGCGGGCTCGCCATGAGCCAATTCGTCGCGCCGAAGATCGCCGGCATGGTCCGCAAGCGCGGGCTGCAGCCGGTCATGCGACGGGAGCGCCGCGAGATCACCGCGATCATGTGCGATCTGCGCGGTTTCACCGCCTTCGCCGCGCGCTCAGAGCCCGACGTGGTAGTGGATCTTCTGGAAGCTTTTTACCAACGTGCAGGGGCTATCGCCGCGACCTACGACGCCACCGTCAAGGATCACGCAGGCGACGGCCTGCTGATCCTCGTGGGTGCACCCGACGCCGTCGCACAGCCGGGCGCGGTGGCTGCGCGCATTGCTCTAAAGCTGATGACGAGCTTCCGCACCGAAGCCGATGAAGACGCATTGCCGGGGCTGGGCATCGGCATTGCCAGCGGCGCCGCCACGGTCGGTGCGGTCCGAGGCGCCGGACGGCTCGAGTACGTGGCGATCGGCGATCCCGTGAATCTGGCGGCACGCCTCTGCGGTCACGCCGCCGACGGCGAAGTACTCTGCGACGATGCCACGCGGGCGCAGCTCGACGATGCGCCGGATATCGCCACCGTGAGTGCTACGCCCGTTCAGCTAAAGGGCTTCGAGGAAGCCGTCACGCCCTATAGGCTGCAGGGGCAATAG
- a CDS encoding glutathione S-transferase family protein has translation MKLYTTPKAISPARVHFFLAEKGVEIEKVVIDLMKGEHKTPEYRAIAPNGRTPALLLDDGSSLCETVSICRYIESLHPEPPLLGRDGLEQARIDMHNRMMEFELMMPMAMAFRHTHPAMEALEDQVPEYGEKQRVLADKRMKRLDRELGERPYIAGEAFSIADITAWCSIRFFRIAKFAIADEQTNLRAWYDRIAERPAAEQAFAA, from the coding sequence ATGAAGCTTTACACCACGCCGAAGGCCATCAGCCCCGCGCGCGTTCATTTCTTTCTCGCCGAGAAGGGCGTCGAGATCGAAAAGGTGGTGATCGACCTGATGAAGGGCGAGCACAAGACGCCCGAGTATCGCGCCATCGCGCCCAATGGGCGCACGCCCGCGTTGTTGCTAGACGATGGCAGCAGCCTCTGCGAGACGGTATCCATCTGCCGCTATATCGAGTCGCTGCATCCCGAGCCGCCGTTGCTGGGACGCGACGGCCTCGAACAGGCACGCATCGACATGCACAACCGCATGATGGAGTTCGAACTGATGATGCCCATGGCCATGGCCTTCCGGCACACGCATCCGGCCATGGAAGCGCTGGAGGATCAGGTGCCGGAGTACGGCGAGAAGCAGCGCGTGCTTGCGGACAAGCGCATGAAGCGCCTCGACCGCGAACTCGGCGAGCGCCCCTACATCGCTGGCGAGGCATTCAGCATCGCCGACATCACGGCGTGGTGCTCGATCCGCTTCTTCCGCATCGCCAAGTTCGCCATCGCGGACGAGCAGACGAATCTGCGCGCCTGGTACGACCGCATCGCCGAGCGTCCGGCCGCCGAGCAGGCCTTTGCCGCCTGA
- a CDS encoding YciI family protein, translated as MSGTLLYTIIGHDVPDSTALRTELRPRHLEHLRALQEEGRLIAAGPRPAVDSVDPDAAGYAGSIVIAAFDNIDDARAWADADPYAIGGVFERVEVLPFVKVLP; from the coding sequence GTGAGCGGCACCCTGCTCTACACCATCATCGGCCACGATGTGCCCGACTCAACCGCGCTGCGCACGGAGCTGCGACCGCGGCACCTGGAGCATCTGCGCGCGCTGCAGGAGGAAGGCCGCCTGATCGCCGCCGGGCCGCGCCCGGCAGTGGATTCGGTGGACCCCGACGCCGCCGGATACGCCGGCAGCATCGTCATCGCCGCCTTCGACAATATTGACGACGCCCGCGCCTGGGCCGATGCCGACCCCTACGCCATCGGCGGCGTCTTCGAGCGCGTCGAGGTACTGCCCTTCGTCAAGGTGCTGCCGTGA
- a CDS encoding DUF3325 domain-containing protein, which produces MAPMLLPALVASFCLSHAGMAALSLGMARHHQQLHGRRPSATRARALRTSGWLLLALALVPATHRYGPGIGTVAWLGSLSAAAWLQVLLLSYRVRWTARLAGISGLGGATALAGLCVASVA; this is translated from the coding sequence ATGGCACCGATGCTGCTGCCAGCGCTTGTCGCGAGCTTCTGTCTGAGCCATGCCGGCATGGCCGCATTGAGCCTGGGCATGGCGCGGCACCACCAGCAACTGCATGGTCGCCGGCCGTCAGCGACGCGCGCCCGCGCGCTGCGCACATCGGGATGGCTATTGCTGGCGCTGGCACTGGTCCCGGCCACCCATCGCTACGGGCCCGGCATCGGCACGGTGGCCTGGCTTGGCAGTCTGAGCGCAGCAGCCTGGCTGCAGGTTCTGCTGTTGAGTTATCGGGTTCGCTGGACCGCCCGGCTGGCAGGCATCAGCGGGCTGGGCGGCGCGACCGCACTAGCCGGGCTCTGCGTTGCTTCGGTTGCCTAG
- a CDS encoding DUF3649 domain-containing protein, with amino-acid sequence MSTSGGSARQRPRGVVSGRYRLAVASRSLAAGIGGYGCAAAFAAALAVALPLARSEAVLWGTMLSFAVWSLAAIWAFAARSAGQAWLGILLPASVFGAVVLLAPGTT; translated from the coding sequence GTGTCGACTAGCGGCGGCTCGGCCCGACAACGACCACGCGGCGTCGTCTCCGGTCGCTATCGGCTGGCGGTCGCCTCGCGCAGCCTTGCCGCCGGCATCGGCGGCTACGGCTGCGCGGCCGCCTTTGCTGCTGCGCTGGCAGTGGCCTTGCCGCTAGCGCGCAGCGAAGCAGTGCTCTGGGGCACGATGCTCTCCTTCGCGGTATGGAGCTTGGCGGCGATCTGGGCCTTCGCCGCGCGCAGCGCCGGCCAGGCCTGGCTCGGCATCCTGCTGCCCGCTTCCGTCTTTGGCGCCGTAGTGCTGCTCGCGCCGGGGACGACATGA
- a CDS encoding inner membrane-spanning protein YciB, which produces MKQLLDLVPAAAFFLGWLTYDIYVATGAVIVALFAVVAAYWLLYRRLHKMHLFAAVAAGVFGSLTLLLRDPVFIQYKPSLVYTCFAIVLAGSHFVGDRVLLQRLPQKALVMPELLWRRLNAAWALFFLGIAALNMIVVHTQTEAVWVHFRTWGYSVLTMSFLAACLPFVSRYLQQDETSEDGA; this is translated from the coding sequence ATGAAACAGCTGCTTGACCTCGTCCCCGCGGCCGCCTTCTTCCTGGGCTGGCTGACCTACGACATCTACGTCGCCACCGGGGCGGTCATCGTCGCGCTCTTCGCGGTGGTCGCGGCCTACTGGCTGCTGTATCGCCGCCTGCACAAGATGCATCTCTTCGCCGCCGTGGCGGCCGGCGTCTTCGGGAGCCTGACGCTGCTGCTGCGTGATCCGGTCTTCATCCAGTACAAGCCCTCGCTGGTCTACACCTGCTTCGCCATCGTCCTCGCGGGCAGCCACTTCGTGGGCGATCGCGTGCTGCTGCAGCGCCTGCCGCAGAAGGCGCTGGTCATGCCCGAGCTGCTCTGGCGCCGCCTCAACGCCGCCTGGGCGCTGTTCTTCCTGGGCATTGCTGCCCTCAACATGATCGTGGTGCACACGCAGACCGAGGCGGTCTGGGTACATTTCCGGACCTGGGGCTACAGCGTGCTGACGATGAGTTTCCTGGCGGCCTGCCTGCCCTTCGTGTCGCGCTATCTGCAGCAGGACGAAACCTCGGAGGACGGCGCGTGA
- a CDS encoding NfeD family protein, translated as MSIRVRKRRALHNLLGLLAVSAGALLIGLLSDAGGATIGLSASAGGLWGLLHWRQLRARIRRAGDPHAPNRVFVRFLSIFEAVFTAAAWSLPLLAVVVGLLALLATLDRLAGGWGLAVAGAFGVAAAGVSAAMLRRHERSHGAVYYQYATEHWGGGESLLFQHGTVVRALAPEGMVRVEGSLWRARSSDGRHFAEGAVVEVIDRDGLCLLVAPAADAD; from the coding sequence GTGAGCATCCGCGTCCGCAAGCGGCGCGCGCTGCACAATCTCCTGGGACTGCTCGCCGTGTCGGCAGGCGCTCTGCTGATCGGCCTGCTCAGTGACGCAGGCGGCGCGACCATCGGGCTTTCCGCCTCAGCCGGTGGACTCTGGGGGCTGCTGCACTGGCGGCAGCTGCGCGCGCGCATCCGCCGCGCCGGCGATCCGCACGCCCCCAACCGCGTTTTCGTGCGCTTCCTGTCGATCTTCGAGGCCGTGTTCACCGCCGCCGCCTGGAGTCTGCCGCTGCTCGCGGTCGTTGTCGGCCTGTTGGCGTTGCTCGCCACCCTCGACCGGCTGGCCGGCGGCTGGGGGCTCGCCGTCGCCGGTGCCTTCGGCGTGGCGGCGGCCGGCGTCTCGGCGGCGATGCTGCGCCGCCACGAGCGGAGCCACGGCGCTGTCTACTACCAGTACGCCACCGAGCACTGGGGTGGCGGCGAGTCATTACTCTTCCAGCACGGAACCGTCGTTCGCGCGCTGGCGCCGGAGGGCATGGTGCGCGTCGAGGGCTCCCTGTGGCGGGCGCGCAGCAGCGACGGACGTCATTTCGCAGAGGGCGCTGTTGTCGAAGTCATCGATCGGGACGGCCTCTGTCTGCTGGTCGCTCCGGCCGCAGATGCCGATTGA
- a CDS encoding BolA family protein, with protein sequence MSDVPDNSERLSRIKGALRQAFAPEELRVEDESHLHVGHAGAQSGRGHFRVRITAEAFRDQKLLARHRAIYDALGDMMQTDIHALAIHARAPGESAGV encoded by the coding sequence GTGAGCGATGTGCCCGACAACAGCGAGCGCCTCAGCCGCATCAAGGGCGCGCTGCGACAGGCCTTCGCGCCCGAGGAACTGCGCGTCGAGGACGAGTCGCATCTGCACGTCGGCCACGCCGGCGCGCAATCCGGCCGCGGGCACTTCCGCGTGCGCATCACCGCCGAAGCCTTCCGCGACCAGAAACTGCTCGCCCGCCACCGCGCCATTTATGACGCGCTGGGTGACATGATGCAGACCGATATCCACGCCCTGGCCATCCACGCCCGGGCGCCCGGAGAAAGCGCGGGCGTCTGA
- a CDS encoding PepSY-associated TM helix domain-containing protein — MKEGFRQAMAWLHTWSGLVVGWLLFAIFVTGTLAYFRPEITQWMQPELPREGSTEQHTEAAERYLREVAPVAQSWIISLPDGREPQLRVFWRELGASGRFERELLDPLSGEPTSARDTMGGNFFYRFHFELAMPNPWGRYLVGLCAMFMLVAIITGIVTHKKIFKEFFTFRPRKGQRSWLDFHNVSSVLALPFHLMITYTGLITLMLLYMPSAVELAYDGDRGALFSEAFPQQELEPAEVRAPLAPLAPIVAQAEARWGQDASISRIDVQYPGDQNASVTLQRGPGQGLSHETDKVRFDGVSGELLGDSGALAPAASTRQFLYGLHVARFAPELLRWLFFVSGLTGCLMIATGLVLWTVKRRPQHLKSGRLPFGHALVEGLNVAVVAGLPLAIAVFFHANRLLPVGIAQRADWEVRVFLACWLAALIHALLRAPRQAWIEQLVAGAIGYLLLPMVNLLTTGDHLPAALMRGDGVAVGFDLTALACGTALALVARAVYRRGKTVPAQEPRQADGPSTAMTNADAQTG; from the coding sequence ATGAAGGAGGGCTTCCGCCAGGCCATGGCTTGGCTGCACACCTGGTCCGGCCTCGTCGTCGGCTGGCTGCTGTTCGCGATCTTCGTTACCGGCACCCTGGCCTACTTCCGGCCGGAGATCACGCAATGGATGCAGCCGGAGCTGCCCCGGGAGGGCAGCACCGAGCAGCACACCGAGGCCGCCGAGCGCTATCTCCGGGAGGTCGCCCCCGTGGCGCAAAGCTGGATCATCTCGCTTCCGGATGGGCGCGAGCCGCAACTGCGCGTCTTCTGGCGCGAACTCGGCGCCAGTGGCCGCTTCGAGCGCGAACTGCTCGATCCCCTCAGCGGCGAGCCGACCAGCGCGCGCGACACCATGGGCGGCAATTTCTTCTACCGCTTCCACTTCGAACTGGCCATGCCCAACCCGTGGGGGCGCTACCTGGTTGGCCTCTGCGCGATGTTCATGCTGGTGGCGATCATCACCGGCATCGTCACCCACAAAAAGATCTTCAAGGAGTTCTTCACCTTTCGACCGCGCAAGGGGCAGCGATCCTGGCTGGATTTTCACAACGTCAGCAGCGTGCTGGCTCTGCCCTTTCACCTGATGATCACCTACACCGGGCTGATCACCCTGATGCTGCTGTACATGCCATCGGCCGTGGAGCTTGCTTACGATGGTGACCGCGGCGCCCTCTTTTCCGAGGCTTTCCCGCAGCAAGAGCTCGAGCCGGCCGAGGTGCGCGCGCCCTTGGCGCCGCTGGCGCCGATAGTGGCGCAGGCCGAAGCGCGCTGGGGCCAAGACGCCAGCATCAGCCGAATCGATGTGCAGTACCCTGGCGATCAAAACGCCTCAGTGACACTGCAGCGCGGCCCCGGCCAGGGGCTTTCGCACGAAACCGACAAAGTGCGCTTCGACGGGGTCAGCGGTGAGCTGCTCGGCGACAGCGGCGCGCTGGCGCCCGCGGCGTCCACGCGCCAATTTCTCTACGGCCTGCATGTCGCGCGCTTCGCGCCGGAACTCCTGCGCTGGCTCTTCTTTGTCTCCGGGCTGACCGGTTGCCTGATGATCGCCACAGGTCTGGTGCTGTGGACGGTCAAACGTCGGCCGCAGCACCTGAAGTCCGGTCGCCTACCCTTCGGGCACGCGCTGGTCGAAGGCCTCAACGTCGCCGTCGTCGCCGGACTGCCTCTGGCAATCGCCGTCTTCTTCCATGCCAATCGGCTGCTGCCCGTGGGCATTGCGCAGCGCGCGGACTGGGAGGTCCGCGTTTTCCTGGCGTGCTGGCTCGCGGCGCTGATCCACGCCCTGCTGCGCGCGCCGCGACAGGCCTGGATCGAGCAGCTTGTCGCCGGGGCCATCGGCTACCTCCTGTTGCCGATGGTCAATCTGCTGACGACTGGCGACCATCTACCCGCTGCGCTGATGCGCGGCGACGGCGTGGCTGTCGGCTTCGACCTCACCGCGCTTGCCTGCGGTACCGCCCTCGCCCTCGTCGCGCGCGCCGTGTATCGCCGCGGCAAGACAGTGCCCGCGCAAGAGCCGAGGCAGGCAGACGGGCCGTCAACTGCCATGACCAACGCCGACGCACAGACGGGCTGA